From Acanthopagrus latus isolate v.2019 chromosome 22, fAcaLat1.1, whole genome shotgun sequence, the proteins below share one genomic window:
- the gjb7 gene encoding connexin 28.8 gives MNWGFLENVLSGVNKYSTVIGRIWLSVVFLFRILVYVAAAEQVWKDEQKDFVCNTEQPGCENACFDHFFPISQVRLWALQLIVVSTPSLLVALHVAYREHREAKYKKKLYKDKGSIDGGLFCTYTISLVFKTAFEVGSLLAFYFLYSGFGVPILLRCSQSPCPNTVDCYISKATEKKIFLYIMGCTSILCIALNVLELMYIVWKQLWKCFHRRYVHVKDKSFGQDQPLVSIVNKFVSAEATANTEDSNTQPASTVENQPRQS, from the coding sequence ATGAACTGGGGCTTCCTGGAGAACGTTCTCAGTGGGGTCAACAAGTATTCGACAGTGATCGGCCGCATCTGGCTCTCTGTGGTCTTCCTCTTCAGGATCCTGGTGTACGTGGCGGCAGCCGAGCAGGTGTGGAAGGATGAGCAGAAAGATTTTGTGTGCAACACCGAGCAGCCCGGCTGTGAGAACGCCTGCTTCGACCATTTCTTTCCCATCTCGCAGGTGCGCCTCTGGGCACTGCAGCTCATTGTGGTGTCCACCCCGTCCCTGCTGGTGGCCCTGCATGTGGCCTACAGAGAGCATCGGGAGGCCAAATACAAGAAGAAACTGTACAAAGACAAAGGGAGCATTGATGGAGGTCTGTTCTGCACCTACACCATCAGCTTGGTGTTCAAGACAGCCTTCGAGGTGGGCTCCCTGCTCGCTTTCTACTTCCTGTACAGTGGCTTCGGGGTGCCCATACTGCTCCGCTGCAGCCAGAGTCCCTGTCCCAACACCGTGGACTGTTACATAAGCAAagccacagagaagaaaatctTCCTCTACATCATGGGCTGTACCTCCATCCTTTGTATCGCTCTCAATGTGCTGGAGCTCATGTACATTGTATGGAAGCAGCTGTGGAAATGTTTCCACAGGCGCTACGTTCATGTAAAAGACAAGTCTTTCGGCCAAGACCAGCCACTTGTTTCCATCGTCAACAAGTTTGTCTCTGCCGAGGCCACAGCCAACACAGaggacagcaacacacaacCTGCATCCACAGTTGAAAACCAACCCCGCCAGTCCTAG